The sequence AATAGCATGATCAAATTTCTTCTTCTCATTATGCCAACAAGCCCTATGACAAAGAGCAGACTTGCAAAGATGAGGTAGTGAGTAAGTCCTATCATAGCATCTCCTCTAGCGTATTTTGAGTATTTAGGTCTTTATGTATCAAGATAATGCCAGCAACCATTGCCACAAGAAGCATTACAGCACACATCTCAAAAGCAATTAAATACTTGCTAAAAAGCAAAATTCCAATAGCCTCGATATTGCCAAGCTCACTAGCAATGGGACTTAATCCATCAAATTTTGCACCATAAAGAGGAGCTAAAAATATAAATATCAAAAGAAGTGCTATAAAGCTACTTAAAAGATAGATGGTGATCTTTGCTTTTTTGCTACTTTTTGGCTCACACTCTTTGCTACTATCAAAAAACATCATTGCAAATGCATATAAAACGACCACAGCACCTGTGTAGACTATTATCTGCACTACGCCTAAAAATTCTGCTCCAAGTAAGAAAAATATAGCCGAGATAAAGACCATGCCAGCAGCTAGCGCAGAGACTGCATTTAGTGCGTTTTTACAAAATATGCTAAAAGAGAAACTAACTAAAACCAAGGCACTAAAAAGATAAAATGCAAAGCTCTCATACATCTTTTGCCCTTTTAAAATTTATACTACTCATCATTTTTTGTCTCATTTTCATTTTCGCTTATAAATGCATTTGGCGTCTTTTTGATTAAGCTATCAGCATTTTTAGGAAGCGCTCCGTATCCTTCAAACTCGCTTTGATCTTTTAAAAATTTATCCTTTGTCAAAAACTTATCTTTTGTGCCAAATATAATCCTGCTCTCGCTAGCAACTTCGTACTCTTGTCCGCAAACTATCGCAAGCTCAGGACAAACATCAGCGCAAAATCCACAATATACGCATCTACTTAAATTTATCGAGTAGCTTGCGACCTTTTTACGGCCATCATCGCCAAGAGAAGTCTTCATCGAAATACAGTTGCTAACGCAAATTTTCTCACATAACCCACACCCAATGCAACGTTCATTTTCACTTTCAACAAATTTCAAAAGCTTGTGAATGCCCCTATATCTAGCATTTAACTCCATCTTTTGCATAGGATATTTTAAAGTATGTGACTTGCTAAAGAGCATCTGCTTTATCGTGACTTTTAGTCCGATCAAAAGATCAGGCTTAAATGTAACAGCGATGAAGTGTTTAAATTTATCAAATGCGCTCTTTGGCTTTAACTTTTCATCTATTAAAATATATTTTTTCTCACTCATTTTTCGCCTTAGATTAGTAGCATAAAGCCAGTGATTACGATATTTAAAATTCCAAGCGGAAGCAAAATTTTCCAGCAAAATGCACTTAACTGATCAACTCTTAAATGTGCCCATGAAGCCCTTACCCAAAGAAAAAAGAAAAAGACAATGCTTGATTTTAAGATGATCATCAAAGCGCCTGGGATAAATAAAAATTCGTTAAATCCACCTAAAAATAAAATCGTAATAATGATGCTAGCAGCGATCATATTTGTGTATTCGCCGATGAAAAACATCGCCCATCTCATGCCGCTATACTCGGTGCCATAGCCTGCTACTATCTCTGTTTCGTTTTCTGTTAAACAAAATGGCGTTCTATTGCACTCCACAAAGCTTGCTATTAAAAAGAGTAAAAATGCAAGTGGCTGCTTAAATATAAGCCAGCCAAAAATTCCTTTTTGATAGTTGTTTATATCCACAAGTGAGAGTGAGCTAGTTACCATTACGACGCTTAAAAGAGCCATGCCAGCGACTATTTCGAAACTAAGAAGTGAGACTACTGCGCGAGCCGCGCTAATTAGTGCAAATTTATTGTAGCTTGCAAGACCTGCTGCAAGTGGAGAAAAAACGCAAACCGAAGCAACGCCAGCGATGTATAAAATACCAACATTTATATCTGAGAGAATCGGACGTAATGTATGTCCAAAAATTTCAAACTCAGGCAAAAACGGCACAGGTGCAAGCGCTGCAAATGCGGCAATGGCTGATATTAGTGGAGCTATTAAAAAGATAAATTTATTCGTATTTGCTGGCACGATATCCTCTTTTGTAAAGAGTTTTATCATGTCAGCTACTATCTGCAAAATCCCAGCTGGCCCTACCATATCAGGTCCCACGCGGCGCTGCATGTAGGCTAGTACCTTTCTCTCAGCATAAGTTGCAAGCCCTGCAAGGCTTGCCATGACGGCTAAGATGACCACGGCTTTAATGATAGTGCTTAGCACAAAAAATAGTGTTTCACTCATCTTTTGCCTTTATAATTTTAACTGCGGCGTAGCTTTTGCCATTAAATATAACGCCCACATCAAGCTTATCGTCATAATCACCTAAATACGCACCAACTCCGCCAAGCTCGCTATCAAGCTCCACGCAAATGGCAAGCTTGCGCCCATCTTTTTCTAAAATAACCGCTTCGTTTTGTGAAATTTCAAATTTAGCTATAAACTCGCTACTTGCATAAAGCTTTGCTCTTTTGGCTGTTTGCGTGGCATAGTTTGCAAAAAATGATGGCAAATTTATAGGATTTGCAAGGCTAACTAGAGCTTCATCATTCTTTAAATTTATACTCTTGCTATCTTTTAAAAGTGGCTCTATATCATCATTTGGCGTGAAATTTGAAATTTCAAGCTTGTAGCCTCTACGACTTGTGCCGTCGTTTGCGTAAAAATTTTCTAAATCATCAAATTTAATGCCTTTGTAACCCTTTTCTTTTGGCAAAAATAACGTGTAATCAATCGTATCTTTAGCCATTAGTCCAAGCGCGTTTGCAATATCGTTTAGAAAATAACCTTTGTGCGGTATCGCTACATTTGTTGGCACTAGGGCGTTATTTATGCTTGTAAATGTACCTTCTTGCTGATTTAGTGCGCTAGCATCGATATCGCCTTCAAAAATGCTAAATTTATAATCACCATTTTCGTTGTAGCCAAGCGTCTTGCCAGGCTTTTTCTCGCTTGTAAGAGTGCAAATTTTAGCAACGCCAAGTGAGTTTGTGCGTGGTGGTATTAGCATCACACGAAAAGGCGTAGCTCTTGCGATCACTCCAGTAAGTGCGGCTAGTAAATTTGCATTTTCATCCGTGTAAAAATCGCTTCCTAAAATGAGTGTAAATTTGCTTTTGCCCTCACTTAAAGCTGGCATATCTAAGCTAAAATTTTCATCAAAATTTTCAAACTTTGATGTAAGTGTGCTAGGTAAATTTTCACCCCAATTTTTAAGTATAAAAAGTAAAATTTGCTCTAATTTCCCAGCTTCATGCGTTACGCAAATAAAATTTTTAGAATATTTTTTAACGATCTCATCGGCTATGTGATGAAAGTAAATTCCAGCTGCTTTATTCATTTTTAAAGCGTTATTTAACTTAAAACTTGTCACTGGACTCTCATGCCTTAAGAAACTACCAGCAGTGATGATAAAATCGCTTTTTTTAATATCTTCATAGTCTGCATTATATGAGCTAAGCCCACTAAATTCGCTAAATTTATTTAAAAATTTTTGATAATTTAGCGCCTCATTATTTATTAAATTTAGATCAAATTTCTCTCTTAAACGCTCTAAAATAAGGGCCTCTTCGTTCGTGATAAAGCTATTAAATTTTATATTTTTGATCGCGCCATTTTTAATATTTAAAACAATCTCTTCAAATTTTTCTTCATTTTTACAGGCAAGCTCGTTGTGAAAGTCATAACCAAACCTAGCTGCTCCACTTACCTCACCAAATGTAAAATCATTGCTGACGCGGTAAATTTGCTTACTTCTGTCGCTAGTGCTCTTTTCTTTTACGTCATAGTAAATTAGCTCGCAGTCGCTTTGATGTGGATTTGCTGCTGGGATAGGGTTTAGCTCCCAGATATTTGTGCTATATTGAAAATGCGAACTAATAAGTGCTCCAGTAGGACAAACGCTGATACACTCGCCACAAAATGAGCAGTCAAGACTCTCGCCCACGCTTGGACCTATTAGGCTTTTTTGCATCTTACTAAAAACTGCGTAGGCATCTTTTGGCATACTCTCTTTTAGCTCTTTTGGCACTTCAACGCCCCTTGGTACGGTCTTTAGTGCACTCTCTCCGATCCTATCCTTACAAACAGTGACACATCTTTCGCAGACTATGCAAAGAGCTGGATCGTAGTTGATTAGCCCCCATTTTTTATGTGGTTTATGCGTGTCAGTTATGGCAAATTTTTGCTCATTTACTTTTAGATGCGTGGTTAAATTTTGTAGTTCGCATTCGCCGCTTTTATCACAAACGCCACATTGAATCGGATGATTTACGCAATAAGTCTGCATGATTGCATTTCGCTCGGCATCGATTTCTGGCGTGTTTGTATAAATCTGCATATCCTCTTTTGCTTTGGCATTGCAGCTATAAACTACTTTGCCATTTGCCTCGACCATGCAAAGCCTACAAGCAAGAGTTGGTGAGCAGCCGCTAAGATAGCAAAGAGCTGGGATATAAATTCCATTTGCTCTTGCGATATTTAGGATGCTCTCGCCTTCATCTGCTTCTAAAATTTGATCATTTATGCTTATTTTCATTTACTAACTACTACTTGTTTAAATGCGTATCCATCAAACTCTTTTGCGCCAAATATCGCAACTGTGCCTTTTAGTGAAGGGTCTAGTTTAAATTTTACCTTCATGCTAAAATCTTTTGCTTTAAGCTCTAGCATATCGCCATCTTTTGCCTTTGCCACTATGCCAAACTGCACGCCACCCACGATCTCATCGCTTGCGTTTTTGTTTAGATAAACGACCGCTCCGTCAAAATTTTCAAGCTCTTTTAGCTCGTCTATTTTATGATAATCATTAAATTCTTTTTTGCAACCACCAGCCAAAACGACATTTTTGCCTAAAATTTCAAGTAGCCAAAAGATCGCATCTTTATCTGGATGAGTAAAAAATGAATCATCAATAATGATGTTTTTAACGTCCTTTATCCACTCGCCAAGCTCTTCAAATTCCTCTTCACCAACATTGCACTCGCCACTTATCAGCCCATCATCAAGCTCGCTAAAAAACTCATCGCAAGATAAATTTGCGTATTTGCAAAGAAGAGCTAAGACGTAGCTTATTGAGCCTATTTCGCAGCGGATTAAATTTTCGCCGCCAAGCTCGTTATCTTCGATGCAAGAGATGTATTTAAACTCGTGCTCTTTTATCTTTTTTGCTAAATTTTTGTCGCTTAAGCTTAGTAAATTTGCGATGCTTAAGCTTTTACCTGCTATTAAATCATTAAATTTCATATCTTGCCCTTTTTTATGGTTAATACCCAATCAACTTGGTTAAATTTAAGCGAGTTCATCACTTCGCAGTTTAGATTATAAGCTAAATTTACAGCCTTTGTCACGCCACTAAAATCGCCTATCTCAAATAAAAATATAATCACTTCGCCAGCCTCGCTAGCCTTTATCTGCTGTCCAAGAGCGCTCAAAAACTCACTCTTTAAGTGTCTAAGATCGACCCTTCTCATCTATCGACCTCGCCTAAGATGATATTTGTGCTACCAATTATCGTAGCGACATCAGCGACGTACTGACCTACTAATAAATCTTCATAAATGGCGCAGTGCCAAAAGCTTGGCGTGCGAATTTTTAGGCGATATGGGCTTGCACTACCGTCTGAGTTTATATAAATTCCAAGCTCGCCCTTTGGTGACTCACTGGCAAAGTAAATCTCACCTTTTGGGGGTTTTAGCCCCTGAGTTATTAGCACAAAATGCTGCATTAGCGAGTAGTTTTGGCTCATTATCTGCTCTTTTGAAGCGCTCACATACTCTGGCGCATCAGCGATGATTGCAGGGCTACTTGTTTGATACTTGCTAACACACTGCTTTAAAATTTTCACGCACTCGCGCATCTCTTTCATGTAAAGCAGGTATCTTGCGTAGCAATCGCCTTTGGTGGCGTAAGGCACATCAAAGTCTAGCTCGTCGTAGATGAGATAAGGCTCTTCTTTTCTTATATCACGTGCGACTCCGCTTGCTCTTAGCATGACGCCAGAGCAGCCGCTACTAAGGGCTAGCTCTTTGCTAATTACGCCCACATCAACAAGCCTTGCTTGCCAAATTCTATTTTCGCTTAGCAGATCTTCATAAAGTGTGATGTCACTTGGAAATTTTTCGCAAAATTTAAGCAGCTCCTCGCACCAGCCATCAGGCATATCAAGCGGCATGCCACCGATCCTTATCGAGCTATGTGTTAGCCTTGCGCCGCAGTATTTTTCTATTAGATCAAGGACGTATTCGCGCTCTCTAAATGCATATAAAAAGACGCTCATTGCCCCCACATCAAGGGCATGCGTGGCTAAAAATAAAAGGTGTGAGCTGATGCGGTTTAGCTCCAAAAGCATCACTCTAATGATCTGCGCACGGTGAGGCACTTCGATACCGCAAAGCTTCTCCACAGCCGCGCAAAATGCGTAGTTATTGGCACTCGATGCTATGTAATCAACCCTATCAGTCACTGGGATAAATTCCTGATAGGTCATATTTTCAGCCATCTTTTCAACGCCTCGGTGCATGAAGCCAACCTCTGGCATGGCGCGCACGACCTTTTCGCCATCAAGCTCAAGCACAAGCTTTAACTGACCATGAGCGCTTGGGTGCTGTGGTCCAAAATTTAGTATCATCTTGCCGTCATTTTGCTCAAATTCTAAATTTTCAAAAAATGGTTTTAAGCGGTTTGGTGACTGGCTCAAGGTCTTTCCTTTACTATTTGGCTCTGACTAAATTTAGCCTTTTTGACAAATTTCACGCCGCCTTCTTCTTGATACTCGTAGTCTTCATTTTCATCAAAGACACGTGAAAATCCAAAGGTATCTTTCTCTTCAATATAAGCTGGATCGCGGTTCTCTTCGCCGATTTGCTCTCTAGACTCACGCCCAAAAATTTTATCCACCTCGTACCATTTGGCAGCCTCGTCGCCAACTAGCGGATAGCTTTTTAAGAGTGGGTGCGAGTGCCAGTCATCAGGCATGATGAGGCGCTTTAAATTTGGATGATCTTTAATGAGAACGCCGCTTAGATCATACATCTCGCGCTCAGACCAGTTCGCGCTTTTATAAAGCTCGCAAACGCTTTTTAGCATTTCATCTTTTTTTACAAAACATTTTACACGAACGCGTCTATTTTTACTCATGCTAAGAAGCTGATAAAAGACCTCATATCCATCTTTTGCACTTGTAAAATCAAGTGCTGCAAGCTCGCTAAGCTGTTCGTAACCAAAAGATTTTAATACTTCAAGAGCTTTAAAATTTTCACTAGAATTTACATAAAGTACAAGCTGATCAAACTCCACGTAGCTAGATAAAATTTCTACTTCGCTTTGCTCTAAGATGGCTAGCTCTTCATCAAATTTAGAACCTCTTACCTCATCTTTTGGCGTCTGCTTTTCTATGTAAAATTTTTCTTTGTAATACTGCTTTTTTTGCAGATCATTCTTTGGCTTATACTCTCTCATATCTCAAGCTTCCTTGGCTTTTGCGCCCTAAATGCACTTTGCTTTCTTATCTTTTTTTGAAGCATCATAAGTGCGTATTGAAGCGTCTCTGGACGTGGGGCACAGCCTGGGATATAGATATCAACTGGTATTATTCTATCGACACCTTGAACGGTTGAATAGGTGTTAAACATGCCGCCAGTGTTTGCACAGCTACCCATTGAGATAACCCACTTTGGCTCAGGCATCTGGTCGTAAAGACGCCTTGTAAACTCAGCGTGTTTTTTAGTTAGCGTGCCAGCTATGATCATCACCTCTGAGTGTCTTGGGCTAGCCCTAAAAATGGTGCCAAATCTATCAAAGTCATATCTACTAGCGCCACTTGCCATCATCTCGATCGCACAGCAAGCAAGCCCGTAGCTAAGAGCCCAAAGCGAGTTGCTCCTGCCCCACTGAACGAGCTTATCAACGGTTGTTAAAACTACTGGCAAGCCACCATTTGCAGCGTAGTTTATCTGATGCTTTGCCATTTAAAGACTCCTTTTTGCCAAGCATAAGCAAAGCCGATAAGTAAAATCGCCACAAAAAGCAACATTTCGATTAGTCCAAAAATTCCAAGTAGCCTAAAATCCACCGCCCACGGATACATAAAGATGACTTCAACATCAAACAAAATAAATAAAATTCCATAAAAAAAGTAGTGGATATTTATCTTATTTGGCTGTTTTACGGTGGTTGGACCACACTCATAAAAGCCAAGTTTTAGACGCTGTGTATTGCGGTTGGCTAGTTTTTTGCTTATTTTTGAAGATAAGAATGTTATTAAACAAAATGAACAAGTCGCTAGTAAAAGTATGATAAATGCACCAAAATAGGTGCTTTCAAGCTCTGAATGTGACATACTTTGCCTTTTTTAATTTTTAAGATTCTACTAAATTTAAATTTATTTGAGCTTGAAACGGCTTAAGAGTAGGGTGAGTATTGTGCTTTTGTGTAAAAATTACTCCTATTTTATCTTCTCGACCGCATCTTTTGCAGCACTTATTCGCTCGCTCTCATCTAGCTCACGCACAAAGCCATCTTTTACCAAAATGATCCTAGTTGCTACATCAAAATAGCTATCATCGTGGCTAACAGCAATTATGCTAATGCCTTTACTTTGTAAAAATGGCAAAATTTCTTTGTAAAATTTTCGTTTAAAGAGCGGATCTTGATCGGCTGCCCATTCATCTAGGATAAGGATAGAGCGGTGCTCTAAAATAGCTATTAAAAGACTTAGACGCTTTCGCTGACCAGTTGAGAGTTGCGTGGTGCTAAGCTTATTATCTATGACACTTACTTTTTTATCGATCTCAAGTAAGGCTAAAAGCTCGTCTATTTCGCTTTGGCTAGCAAAGCCATTATGAGAGAGCGTTTGCGAAAATAGATAAAAATCAGCAAAAATAGCGCTAATCTTTGCCTGGTAGCTTTGTAAATTTCCCTCATCTATCTTTGTGCTATCAAGGTAAATTTCGCCACTACTTGGGCGTATTAGCCCGCAAAGTAAATTTATAAGAGTGCTTTTGCCACTGCCATTTTTACCGATGATAAACGTTATCTCACCGCGTTTGATCTCTAAATTTACGTCATTTAGGCTAAATTTGCCGTGAGCGTAGTTAAAATTTATATCTTTTAGGTTTATGCTTTGCCAATTATCGCTTAGGCTATCGTCAAATTTAAAGCCTTCCTTAAATTTATTTAGATTTAAGCTCATGATCTTTTCTAAGCTCACTTTAGCACTAAGTGCAGCTGGTATGGAGCCAACCATACTCATAAACGAGCCTCTTAAAAATAGTATCGTTAGGCTGATGCTTAGTGCTGTTTGCAGGCTCGCCCAGTCAAATGCCACGCACAAAAATACACAAAGTCCAACTGAGCCAAGAAGCATAATATTTGTAAAATTATCGCTTAATGCGTGATAAATATCGGCCTTTACCATATTTTGACGTTTTTTATCGCCTGTAAAATTTAACTCATCAAAGCAGGCACTTGCCCTTGCTCTATTTAAACTAAGCTCTCTATGCCCCTCTACGATATCGTCGTAGTGCTTTTGCAATGCGTCATCTTGAACTCTAGAATGCTTAAAATAAAGATGAATTTTTTTCATAAAAAGTGTATTTATAAAAAGAGTCGCACCGATCCAAATGGATAAAAAGATAAAAATTTTTGGAGCGATTACATAAAGATAGATGCTGGCACAGACGATAAAAACTAGACTTTGTATAAAACCAGTAGCGCTCATAAAGGCAAATGTGATCGTTTTTATGTCGTTGTTTAGGCTAGCTATAATCTTTGCCTTGCCGATCTCATTTATCACACTATTTGGCGTGTCTAAAATTTGCTTTACACTTTGATATCTTAGCTCGTAGATAAATTTATGTCCAAAATTTGTAAGCGATATATT comes from Campylobacter concisus and encodes:
- a CDS encoding NADH-quinone oxidoreductase subunit J; amino-acid sequence: MYESFAFYLFSALVLVSFSFSIFCKNALNAVSALAAGMVFISAIFFLLGAEFLGVVQIIVYTGAVVVLYAFAMMFFDSSKECEPKSSKKAKITIYLLSSFIALLLIFIFLAPLYGAKFDGLSPIASELGNIEAIGILLFSKYLIAFEMCAVMLLVAMVAGIILIHKDLNTQNTLEEML
- the nuoI gene encoding NADH-quinone oxidoreductase subunit NuoI, which translates into the protein MSEKKYILIDEKLKPKSAFDKFKHFIAVTFKPDLLIGLKVTIKQMLFSKSHTLKYPMQKMELNARYRGIHKLLKFVESENERCIGCGLCEKICVSNCISMKTSLGDDGRKKVASYSINLSRCVYCGFCADVCPELAIVCGQEYEVASESRIIFGTKDKFLTKDKFLKDQSEFEGYGALPKNADSLIKKTPNAFISENENETKNDE
- the nuoH gene encoding NADH-quinone oxidoreductase subunit NuoH, which codes for MSETLFFVLSTIIKAVVILAVMASLAGLATYAERKVLAYMQRRVGPDMVGPAGILQIVADMIKLFTKEDIVPANTNKFIFLIAPLISAIAAFAALAPVPFLPEFEIFGHTLRPILSDINVGILYIAGVASVCVFSPLAAGLASYNKFALISAARAVVSLLSFEIVAGMALLSVVMVTSSLSLVDINNYQKGIFGWLIFKQPLAFLLFLIASFVECNRTPFCLTENETEIVAGYGTEYSGMRWAMFFIGEYTNMIAASIIITILFLGGFNEFLFIPGALMIILKSSIVFFFFLWVRASWAHLRVDQLSAFCWKILLPLGILNIVITGFMLLI
- a CDS encoding NADH-quinone oxidoreductase subunit G, with the translated sequence MKISINDQILEADEGESILNIARANGIYIPALCYLSGCSPTLACRLCMVEANGKVVYSCNAKAKEDMQIYTNTPEIDAERNAIMQTYCVNHPIQCGVCDKSGECELQNLTTHLKVNEQKFAITDTHKPHKKWGLINYDPALCIVCERCVTVCKDRIGESALKTVPRGVEVPKELKESMPKDAYAVFSKMQKSLIGPSVGESLDCSFCGECISVCPTGALISSHFQYSTNIWELNPIPAANPHQSDCELIYYDVKEKSTSDRSKQIYRVSNDFTFGEVSGAARFGYDFHNELACKNEEKFEEIVLNIKNGAIKNIKFNSFITNEEALILERLREKFDLNLINNEALNYQKFLNKFSEFSGLSSYNADYEDIKKSDFIITAGSFLRHESPVTSFKLNNALKMNKAAGIYFHHIADEIVKKYSKNFICVTHEAGKLEQILLFILKNWGENLPSTLTSKFENFDENFSLDMPALSEGKSKFTLILGSDFYTDENANLLAALTGVIARATPFRVMLIPPRTNSLGVAKICTLTSEKKPGKTLGYNENGDYKFSIFEGDIDASALNQQEGTFTSINNALVPTNVAIPHKGYFLNDIANALGLMAKDTIDYTLFLPKEKGYKGIKFDDLENFYANDGTSRRGYKLEISNFTPNDDIEPLLKDSKSINLKNDEALVSLANPINLPSFFANYATQTAKRAKLYASSEFIAKFEISQNEAVILEKDGRKLAICVELDSELGGVGAYLGDYDDKLDVGVIFNGKSYAAVKIIKAKDE
- a CDS encoding NADH-ubiquinone oxidoreductase subunit E family protein, whose amino-acid sequence is MRRVDLRHLKSEFLSALGQQIKASEAGEVIIFLFEIGDFSGVTKAVNLAYNLNCEVMNSLKFNQVDWVLTIKKGKI
- the nuoD gene encoding NADH dehydrogenase (quinone) subunit D; this translates as MSQSPNRLKPFFENLEFEQNDGKMILNFGPQHPSAHGQLKLVLELDGEKVVRAMPEVGFMHRGVEKMAENMTYQEFIPVTDRVDYIASSANNYAFCAAVEKLCGIEVPHRAQIIRVMLLELNRISSHLLFLATHALDVGAMSVFLYAFREREYVLDLIEKYCGARLTHSSIRIGGMPLDMPDGWCEELLKFCEKFPSDITLYEDLLSENRIWQARLVDVGVISKELALSSGCSGVMLRASGVARDIRKEEPYLIYDELDFDVPYATKGDCYARYLLYMKEMRECVKILKQCVSKYQTSSPAIIADAPEYVSASKEQIMSQNYSLMQHFVLITQGLKPPKGEIYFASESPKGELGIYINSDGSASPYRLKIRTPSFWHCAIYEDLLVGQYVADVATIIGSTNIILGEVDR
- a CDS encoding NADH-quinone oxidoreductase subunit C is translated as MREYKPKNDLQKKQYYKEKFYIEKQTPKDEVRGSKFDEELAILEQSEVEILSSYVEFDQLVLYVNSSENFKALEVLKSFGYEQLSELAALDFTSAKDGYEVFYQLLSMSKNRRVRVKCFVKKDEMLKSVCELYKSANWSEREMYDLSGVLIKDHPNLKRLIMPDDWHSHPLLKSYPLVGDEAAKWYEVDKIFGRESREQIGEENRDPAYIEEKDTFGFSRVFDENEDYEYQEEGGVKFVKKAKFSQSQIVKERP
- a CDS encoding NuoB/complex I 20 kDa subunit family protein, translated to MAKHQINYAANGGLPVVLTTVDKLVQWGRSNSLWALSYGLACCAIEMMASGASRYDFDRFGTIFRASPRHSEVMIIAGTLTKKHAEFTRRLYDQMPEPKWVISMGSCANTGGMFNTYSTVQGVDRIIPVDIYIPGCAPRPETLQYALMMLQKKIRKQSAFRAQKPRKLEI
- a CDS encoding NAD(P)H-quinone oxidoreductase subunit 3 gives rise to the protein MSHSELESTYFGAFIILLLATCSFCLITFLSSKISKKLANRNTQRLKLGFYECGPTTVKQPNKINIHYFFYGILFILFDVEVIFMYPWAVDFRLLGIFGLIEMLLFVAILLIGFAYAWQKGVFKWQSIR
- a CDS encoding multidrug ABC transporter permease/ATP-binding protein, whose product is MSCDVMLANLIKKNIYQISKIVLLTLVFSGLGVWTLSFINNELVSLKEFDTFIAVKFIVVLLLFFVSAIAANISLTNFGHKFIYELRYQSVKQILDTPNSVINEIGKAKIIASLNNDIKTITFAFMSATGFIQSLVFIVCASIYLYVIAPKIFIFLSIWIGATLFINTLFMKKIHLYFKHSRVQDDALQKHYDDIVEGHRELSLNRARASACFDELNFTGDKKRQNMVKADIYHALSDNFTNIMLLGSVGLCVFLCVAFDWASLQTALSISLTILFLRGSFMSMVGSIPAALSAKVSLEKIMSLNLNKFKEGFKFDDSLSDNWQSINLKDINFNYAHGKFSLNDVNLEIKRGEITFIIGKNGSGKSTLINLLCGLIRPSSGEIYLDSTKIDEGNLQSYQAKISAIFADFYLFSQTLSHNGFASQSEIDELLALLEIDKKVSVIDNKLSTTQLSTGQRKRLSLLIAILEHRSILILDEWAADQDPLFKRKFYKEILPFLQSKGISIIAVSHDDSYFDVATRIILVKDGFVRELDESERISAAKDAVEKIK